The following proteins are encoded in a genomic region of Catellatospora sp. TT07R-123:
- a CDS encoding BTAD domain-containing putative transcriptional regulator, translating to MPIILSLLETVRWDGEPVLGERPQALLAALAAAGRTVSAARLVDLIWDEDVPANPIKALQVLVSRTRTAHGPDSVVRDADGYRLGIDRSQVDTQVLADRLAAARSAFESDPAHAADLAAEAVALGAVAPGGAHGPLGSLRREARHHLDQAELLLARAKTRLGEYADALPILTEAWAAAPADEALLADLLRSEAGVRGTGAALGRYEAYRADLRDRIGTDPGPDLRRVYSELLVQDSPVRAGVHYEATALLGRDADIRRLQAALAAFRVVSIVGPGGLGKTRLAHVLGRESTAPVVHFVELVGVTAPDDLVGEIGSALGVRDSVSGRRTLSPEQRADVRGRIARYLDQAPSLLILDNCEHIVAAVADLVAYLSATTRELRVLTTTRAPLAIAAEQVYLLAELDTKDAAELFRQRAMAARPDVHLAGMDEAVAEIVERLDGLPLAIELAAAKVRVMAVADIARRLENRFALLRGGDRSAPDRHQTLLAVIDWSWNLLAERERRALRWLSVFHDGFTLAAAEAMLGDDALGAVQDLADQSLLTVVETGPGGVRYRMLETVREFGRMQLIDVGEDAAAERAQRAWAVDFATRHARALFSRAQIDVVDAIRPEETNLSDVLRRTFAGPDPAATVQILAALAGFWIVLGEHPRLLVLIEAAANAVEGWTPPPELADATRMAIGMTLNGSLVANSPQSDRLRATLQAIGPGADDSWISAMVVMLTDIDPRSPDGYLPQLRAHAASADHRIAALALPWLSQALENLGDPDAAMDAAERGLLHVDETVGPWSQAILHNMAAQLAMQLGRTEQAAVHAHAALPVLDRLGARDDAIQLRTLLALAMITAGDTGAATAQLAELGDLQESDPIPGGGRLAFDLGNAELALARGEIEAGLAGYRAASRRVRELRMPGVTPTGLEPWVLLADATSLAAYAYHAPVGDPVGPALFVRARERALKALDPDHPYLDYPICGLVLFGLGAWGLLREALPLRDALRLIALADRFAYNRSMPTMAWERIAARAEDRAPGLLADLLAEYGDRRGPDLLDEARSLVEQVGAG from the coding sequence GTGCCGATCATCCTGTCGCTGCTGGAAACGGTGCGCTGGGATGGCGAGCCGGTGCTGGGCGAGCGGCCGCAGGCGCTGCTCGCCGCGCTCGCCGCGGCCGGACGGACGGTCAGCGCCGCCCGGCTGGTCGACCTCATCTGGGACGAGGACGTCCCCGCCAATCCGATCAAAGCCCTGCAGGTGCTGGTCTCCCGGACGAGGACCGCCCACGGCCCGGACTCGGTGGTCCGCGACGCGGACGGCTACCGGCTGGGCATCGACCGGTCGCAGGTCGACACGCAGGTCCTCGCCGACCGGCTCGCCGCGGCCCGGTCGGCGTTCGAGTCCGACCCGGCACACGCGGCCGACCTGGCCGCTGAAGCGGTCGCGCTCGGCGCGGTGGCCCCGGGCGGCGCCCACGGTCCGCTCGGGTCGCTGCGGCGCGAGGCCCGGCACCACCTGGACCAGGCTGAGCTGCTGCTGGCCAGGGCGAAGACTAGGCTCGGCGAGTACGCCGACGCGCTGCCGATCCTGACCGAGGCCTGGGCCGCCGCCCCCGCCGACGAGGCGCTGCTGGCGGACCTGCTGCGCAGCGAGGCGGGCGTCCGCGGCACCGGCGCCGCGCTGGGCCGGTACGAGGCCTACCGCGCGGACCTGCGCGACCGCATCGGCACCGACCCCGGCCCGGACCTGCGCCGGGTCTACAGCGAACTGCTGGTGCAGGACAGCCCGGTCCGCGCGGGCGTGCACTACGAGGCGACGGCGCTGCTCGGCCGCGACGCCGACATCCGCCGGTTGCAGGCGGCACTGGCCGCCTTCCGGGTCGTGTCCATCGTCGGGCCGGGCGGGCTGGGCAAGACCCGGCTGGCCCATGTGCTCGGCCGCGAGTCCACGGCCCCCGTGGTGCACTTCGTCGAGCTCGTCGGCGTCACCGCACCCGACGACCTGGTCGGCGAGATCGGGTCGGCGCTGGGGGTGCGGGACTCTGTCAGCGGCCGCCGCACCCTCAGCCCCGAGCAGCGCGCCGACGTCCGCGGCCGGATCGCCCGCTACCTCGACCAGGCGCCGAGCCTGCTGATCCTGGACAACTGCGAGCACATCGTCGCCGCCGTCGCCGACCTCGTCGCCTACCTCTCCGCCACCACCCGCGAGCTGCGGGTGCTGACCACGACCAGGGCGCCGCTGGCGATCGCCGCCGAGCAGGTCTACCTGCTGGCCGAACTGGACACCAAGGACGCGGCCGAGCTGTTCCGGCAGCGGGCCATGGCGGCCCGGCCGGACGTGCACCTCGCCGGGATGGACGAGGCGGTGGCGGAGATCGTCGAGCGGCTCGACGGGCTGCCGCTGGCCATCGAACTGGCGGCCGCGAAAGTGCGCGTGATGGCGGTCGCCGACATCGCCCGCCGCCTGGAGAACCGGTTCGCGCTGCTGCGCGGCGGCGACCGCAGCGCACCGGACCGGCACCAGACGCTGCTGGCCGTCATCGACTGGTCCTGGAACCTGCTCGCCGAACGGGAGCGCCGGGCGCTGCGCTGGCTGTCGGTTTTCCATGACGGCTTCACCCTCGCCGCGGCGGAGGCGATGCTCGGCGACGACGCGCTCGGGGCGGTGCAGGACCTGGCCGACCAGTCGCTGCTGACCGTCGTGGAGACCGGCCCCGGCGGCGTGCGCTACCGGATGCTGGAGACGGTACGGGAGTTCGGCCGGATGCAGCTGATCGACGTCGGTGAGGACGCCGCCGCCGAGCGGGCCCAGCGCGCCTGGGCGGTCGATTTCGCGACCCGGCACGCCCGCGCGCTGTTCAGCCGTGCGCAGATCGACGTCGTCGACGCCATCCGGCCCGAGGAGACCAACCTGTCCGACGTGCTGCGCCGGACGTTCGCCGGGCCGGATCCGGCGGCGACGGTGCAGATCCTCGCCGCCCTGGCCGGATTCTGGATCGTCCTGGGCGAGCACCCCCGGCTGCTCGTGCTCATCGAGGCGGCGGCCAACGCGGTCGAGGGGTGGACGCCCCCGCCGGAGCTGGCCGATGCGACCCGGATGGCGATCGGGATGACCCTCAACGGCTCCCTGGTCGCCAACAGCCCCCAGTCCGACCGGTTGCGCGCCACGTTGCAGGCGATCGGCCCGGGTGCGGACGACTCCTGGATCTCCGCCATGGTGGTCATGCTGACCGACATCGATCCGCGTTCGCCCGACGGGTACCTGCCGCAGCTGCGCGCGCACGCGGCGTCGGCGGACCACCGGATCGCCGCCCTGGCGCTGCCGTGGCTGAGCCAGGCCCTGGAGAACCTGGGCGACCCGGACGCGGCCATGGACGCCGCCGAACGCGGGCTGCTGCACGTCGACGAGACGGTGGGCCCGTGGTCGCAGGCGATCCTGCACAACATGGCGGCGCAGCTGGCGATGCAGCTCGGCCGGACGGAACAGGCGGCCGTCCACGCCCATGCCGCGTTGCCGGTGCTCGACCGGCTCGGTGCCCGCGACGACGCCATCCAGCTGCGCACACTGCTCGCCCTCGCGATGATCACTGCCGGTGACACCGGCGCCGCCACCGCGCAGCTCGCCGAGCTCGGCGACCTGCAGGAGTCCGATCCGATCCCGGGCGGCGGCCGGCTCGCGTTCGACCTCGGCAACGCGGAGCTGGCGCTGGCTAGGGGCGAGATCGAGGCAGGGCTGGCCGGTTACCGCGCGGCGTCGCGGCGGGTCCGTGAGCTGCGGATGCCGGGTGTCACGCCGACCGGGCTGGAGCCGTGGGTGCTGCTGGCCGACGCGACCAGCCTGGCCGCGTACGCCTACCACGCCCCGGTCGGCGACCCGGTCGGCCCGGCGCTGTTCGTGCGGGCCCGCGAGCGGGCCTTGAAGGCGCTCGACCCCGATCATCCCTACCTGGACTACCCGATCTGCGGGCTGGTGCTGTTCGGGCTCGGCGCGTGGGGTCTGCTGCGCGAGGCCCTGCCGCTGCGCGACGCGCTGCGGCTGATCGCGCTGGCGGACCGGTTCGCGTACAACCGGAGCATGCCCACGATGGCCTGGGAGCGGATCGCCGCCCGCGCCGAGGACCGCGCCCCCGGACTGCTGGCCGACCTGCTCGCCGAGTACGGCGACCGGCGCGGCCCCGACCTGCTCGACGAGGCGCGCAGCCTGGTCGAGCAGGTCGGGGCCGGCTGA
- a CDS encoding alpha/beta fold hydrolase has protein sequence MAINEQHHLSIGGVEQWLQIRGDSADNPVLLVLHGGPGSPYAVFGPLIRSWERHFTVVQWDRRGCGKTRARGTRQTAPFARHLEDAIEVTEFLRAHLRQDKIVLMAGSMGTIIGLPLAQQRPDLYSALVTTDLYADMRRNEALGHARCLERVRAAGNTRAVRDLERIGGDPAAWDLRAWQTKMKWTMATDPVTPNAVSKLLFPLALRGGVYTKREAWHLLAGFMATQKAMFGEYMAFNAYDLPARYEVPVFVFQGADDVLTLTDLAQEYFAHLDAPHKEIALIEDASHFAAFTQPERFGEELVSRVLPVVRPRTGAAAAPAGSGA, from the coding sequence ATGGCGATCAACGAGCAGCACCACCTCTCCATCGGCGGCGTCGAGCAGTGGCTCCAGATCCGCGGCGACAGCGCCGACAACCCGGTGCTCCTGGTCCTGCACGGCGGTCCGGGCTCCCCGTACGCCGTGTTCGGCCCGCTGATCCGGTCCTGGGAGCGCCACTTCACCGTCGTCCAGTGGGACCGGCGCGGCTGCGGCAAGACCCGCGCCCGCGGCACCCGGCAGACCGCCCCCTTCGCCCGGCACCTTGAGGACGCGATCGAGGTCACCGAGTTCCTGCGTGCCCACCTGCGTCAGGACAAGATCGTCCTGATGGCGGGCTCGATGGGCACGATCATCGGGCTGCCGCTGGCCCAGCAGCGGCCCGACCTCTACTCCGCCCTGGTCACCACCGACCTGTACGCCGACATGCGCCGCAACGAGGCCCTCGGCCACGCCCGCTGCCTGGAGCGCGTGCGGGCGGCCGGCAACACCAGGGCCGTCCGCGACCTGGAGCGGATCGGCGGCGACCCGGCGGCCTGGGATCTGCGCGCCTGGCAGACCAAGATGAAGTGGACGATGGCCACCGACCCGGTCACCCCGAACGCCGTGAGCAAGCTGCTGTTCCCGCTGGCGCTGCGGGGCGGCGTCTACACCAAGCGCGAGGCGTGGCACCTGCTCGCCGGTTTCATGGCCACGCAGAAGGCGATGTTCGGTGAGTACATGGCCTTCAACGCCTACGACCTGCCCGCCCGATACGAGGTGCCGGTCTTCGTGTTCCAGGGCGCCGACGACGTGCTCACGCTCACCGACCTCGCGCAGGAGTACTTCGCGCACCTCGACGCGCCGCACAAGGAGATCGCGCTGATCGAGGACGCCAGCCACTTCGCGGCCTTCACCCAGCCCGAGCGCTTCGGCGAGGAGCTGGTCAGCCGGGTGCTGCCGGTGGTCCGGCCGCGCACCGGCGCCGCGGCCGCACCGGCCGGCTCCGGAGCCTGA
- a CDS encoding nuclear transport factor 2 family protein has protein sequence MSENKRTVERYLDGFRRNDHAQILSCLSDDIRWTVYGAFRLTGKQAYDEAIDGPGFIQPPSLDVVRMVEQDDVVMAELSGSARRVDGSVMRMSMAEVFVMRDGLIAERRAWVIELKENDYR, from the coding sequence ATGTCGGAGAACAAGCGCACGGTCGAGCGGTACCTGGACGGGTTCCGCAGGAACGACCACGCGCAGATCCTGTCGTGCCTCAGCGACGACATCAGGTGGACGGTGTACGGCGCGTTCCGGCTGACCGGCAAGCAGGCCTACGACGAGGCCATCGACGGCCCGGGGTTCATCCAGCCGCCGTCGCTGGACGTGGTGCGGATGGTCGAGCAGGACGACGTCGTGATGGCCGAGCTCAGCGGTTCGGCCAGGCGCGTCGACGGCTCGGTCATGCGCATGTCCATGGCTGAGGTCTTCGTGATGCGTGACGGGCTGATCGCCGAGCGCCGGGCGTGGGTCATCGAGCTCAAGGAGAACGACTACCGCTGA
- a CDS encoding ATP-binding cassette domain-containing protein, whose product MNHIPAVHAEGLVKSFGDFRAVDQVDLHVEQGEIFGVLGPNGAGKTTMLKMLATLLPIDGGRAEIFGVDVRRDPHRTRQLLGVTGQYASVDENLTANENLWLFGRLQGVSSQKARSTAAQLLEQFGLQEAADKPISQFSGGMRRRLDLAASLITRPPLIFLDEPTTGLDPRTRGQMWDTIRDLVAGGCTVLLTTQYLDEADQLADRIAVIDRGRKVAEGTPDELKASVGNSTLRLRLTDAADQAAAAAAVRRLLGEDPVLSPESGRMNVALDTADRAADVLISLREAGIGITSVSVDAPTLDEVFLALTGHDTGDSSDQSASADQLQFEVAR is encoded by the coding sequence ATGAATCACATTCCCGCGGTCCACGCGGAGGGCCTGGTGAAGTCGTTCGGTGACTTCCGCGCCGTCGACCAGGTCGACCTGCACGTCGAACAGGGTGAGATCTTCGGTGTCCTCGGCCCCAACGGCGCCGGCAAGACCACCATGCTCAAGATGCTGGCCACCCTGCTGCCCATCGACGGGGGCCGGGCAGAGATCTTCGGCGTGGACGTGCGCCGCGACCCCCACCGCACCAGGCAGCTGCTCGGTGTCACCGGCCAGTACGCGTCCGTGGACGAGAACCTGACCGCGAACGAGAACCTGTGGCTGTTCGGCCGGCTCCAGGGGGTGTCCAGCCAGAAGGCCCGCAGCACCGCGGCCCAGCTGCTGGAGCAGTTCGGGCTGCAGGAGGCGGCGGACAAGCCGATCTCCCAGTTCAGCGGTGGCATGCGGCGCCGGCTCGACCTGGCGGCCAGCCTGATCACCCGGCCACCGCTGATCTTCCTGGACGAGCCGACCACCGGCCTGGACCCGCGTACCCGCGGCCAGATGTGGGACACCATCCGCGACCTGGTCGCGGGCGGCTGCACGGTCCTGCTGACCACGCAGTACCTGGACGAGGCCGACCAGCTCGCCGACCGGATCGCGGTCATCGACCGCGGCCGCAAGGTCGCCGAGGGCACCCCCGACGAGCTGAAGGCCTCCGTCGGCAACTCGACCCTGCGGCTGCGGCTCACCGATGCCGCCGACCAGGCTGCCGCGGCCGCCGCGGTACGGCGCCTGCTGGGCGAGGATCCCGTGCTCAGCCCGGAGTCGGGCCGGATGAACGTGGCGCTGGACACCGCCGACCGGGCCGCGGACGTGCTCATCAGCCTGCGCGAGGCCGGGATCGGCATCACCTCGGTGAGCGTCGACGCGCCGACCCTCGACGAGGTGTTCCTCGCTCTCACCGGGCACGACACCGGCGACAGCTCCGACCAGTCCGCCTCCGCGGACCAGCTTCAGTTCGAGGTGGCCCGATGA
- a CDS encoding TetR/AcrR family transcriptional regulator: MGNREALLQGATQCLFEKGFSRTTSRDIATAAGVSLAAIGYHFGSTEALLTQALFQAVAEWGERLGRAMAAGDDPAAIWDGVIASVRTDRAMWAVQYELVGQIDRADQLGQFLTDSQRFARKELAELAGAADDEQRRLLGGLYQAILGGLVMQWLVDPHNAPTGADIVAALKLAANR; encoded by the coding sequence ATGGGAAACCGGGAAGCGCTGCTACAGGGCGCCACGCAATGCCTGTTCGAGAAGGGCTTCAGCCGCACGACCTCGCGCGACATCGCCACCGCGGCCGGGGTGAGCCTCGCCGCGATCGGTTACCACTTCGGCTCCACGGAGGCGCTGCTGACCCAGGCGCTGTTCCAGGCCGTAGCCGAGTGGGGCGAGCGCCTGGGCCGGGCCATGGCCGCCGGTGACGACCCGGCCGCGATCTGGGACGGCGTCATCGCCTCGGTACGGACCGACCGCGCGATGTGGGCCGTGCAGTACGAGCTGGTCGGGCAGATCGACCGCGCCGACCAGCTGGGCCAGTTCCTCACCGACTCCCAGCGGTTCGCGCGGAAAGAGCTGGCCGAGCTGGCCGGCGCGGCCGACGACGAGCAGCGGCGCCTGCTCGGCGGGCTCTACCAGGCGATCCTGGGCGGCCTGGTGATGCAGTGGCTCGTCGATCCGCACAACGCCCCGACGGGCGCCGACATCGTGGCCGCCCTCAAACTCGCCGCGAACCGCTGA
- a CDS encoding ABC transporter permease — translation MTVQMIKQAPVAAPRRLTAQDIAARTTSHNSVRETLSQTMSMAWRALKKMRRNPEQFFDVTVQPLLFTAMFAYLLGGGLAGSVQAYLPLVIPGILAQTALTACMATGVQLREDMEKGVFDRFKSLPMARIAPLAGPMSADLLRYAIASTLTFLTGVAMGYRPGGGVGGVVMAIALTMIAGWSLAWIFTWVGTLARSAQSVQGISMMIMFPLTFMSNALVPVDTLPGPLAAFVKVNPVSHVVTAIRDLANDGHVTAHVGWALVACAAVIAVFAPLSVRGYKRHL, via the coding sequence ATGACCGTTCAGATGATCAAGCAGGCGCCGGTGGCGGCGCCGCGGCGGCTGACGGCCCAGGACATCGCCGCCCGTACGACCTCGCACAACAGTGTGCGCGAGACGCTCAGCCAGACGATGTCGATGGCGTGGCGGGCGCTGAAGAAGATGCGCCGCAACCCGGAGCAGTTCTTCGACGTCACCGTGCAGCCGCTGCTGTTCACGGCGATGTTCGCGTACCTGCTGGGCGGCGGCCTGGCCGGCAGCGTGCAGGCCTACCTGCCGCTGGTGATCCCGGGCATCCTGGCGCAGACCGCGCTGACGGCGTGCATGGCCACCGGCGTGCAGCTGCGCGAGGACATGGAGAAGGGGGTGTTCGACCGGTTCAAGTCGCTGCCGATGGCCCGGATCGCGCCCCTGGCCGGTCCGATGAGCGCCGACCTGCTGCGCTACGCCATCGCCTCGACGCTGACGTTCCTCACCGGTGTCGCGATGGGCTACCGCCCCGGCGGCGGCGTCGGCGGAGTGGTCATGGCGATCGCGCTCACGATGATCGCCGGCTGGTCGCTGGCCTGGATCTTCACCTGGGTCGGCACCCTGGCCCGCAGCGCGCAGAGCGTCCAGGGCATCTCCATGATGATCATGTTTCCGCTGACGTTCATGTCCAACGCGCTGGTCCCGGTCGACACCCTGCCCGGGCCGCTCGCCGCGTTCGTGAAGGTCAACCCGGTGTCACACGTGGTCACCGCGATCCGCGACCTGGCCAACGACGGCCACGTCACCGCGCACGTCGGCTGGGCGCTGGTCGCCTGCGCGGCCGTCATCGCCGTCTTCGCGCCGCTGTCGGTGCGCGGCTACAAGCGGCACCTCTGA
- a CDS encoding RICIN domain-containing protein — MKPRHLLGALLTAALAAASLAVPSAASAAGRGTPPAFASASGSTYELRAQHSGKCLDVDGALTYDGANVKQWTCVGVPQQHWSPVPVGGGYYELRAQHSGKCLDVDGALTFDGANVQQWTCAGVPQQHWLLNPVGSGFYELRAQHSGKCLDVDNAYKYDGANVKQWTCVGAPQQHWLLVFAG; from the coding sequence ATGAAACCTCGTCACCTACTCGGCGCCCTGCTGACCGCGGCGCTGGCCGCGGCGTCGCTCGCCGTCCCCTCGGCCGCGTCGGCGGCCGGACGCGGCACCCCGCCGGCCTTCGCATCCGCGTCGGGAAGCACCTACGAGCTGCGGGCGCAGCACAGCGGCAAGTGCCTCGACGTCGACGGCGCCCTCACCTACGACGGAGCCAACGTCAAGCAGTGGACCTGCGTCGGAGTGCCCCAGCAGCACTGGTCGCCCGTGCCCGTGGGCGGCGGCTACTACGAACTGCGCGCCCAGCACAGCGGCAAGTGCCTCGACGTCGACGGCGCGCTCACCTTCGACGGCGCCAACGTCCAGCAGTGGACCTGCGCCGGGGTGCCCCAGCAGCACTGGCTGCTCAACCCCGTCGGCAGCGGCTTCTACGAGCTGCGGGCGCAGCACAGCGGCAAGTGCCTGGACGTGGACAACGCCTACAAGTACGACGGAGCCAACGTCAAGCAGTGGACCTGCGTCGGTGCGCCCCAGCAGCACTGGCTGCTCGTGTTCGCAGGCTGA